A region from the Triticum aestivum cultivar Chinese Spring chromosome 3D, IWGSC CS RefSeq v2.1, whole genome shotgun sequence genome encodes:
- the LOC123074042 gene encoding uncharacterized protein: protein MATTNELSMKLLIDTKSQKVCFAEAGSDVVEFLSGLLSLPLGTVTTLPTKERMVGSIGNVVGSMEKLDANYKSKELRLSPEVGPATLSRLQQLLSPQLSNGNGSLFTRRNTRNSGAYNEHSSEYVAAMLAAAGANLNVAPAAAAPTTVLPTSTYTVGDDLSVTPASFFTTIPMLGITRFAQCGVKDFSVMQEKTVKIGKEEALGILVASLKSKTVLTDVFLPKKNARCKREPPEEVIQL from the exons ATGGCCACCACCAACGAGTTATCCATGAAGCTCCTGATCGACACCAAGTCTCAGAAGGTGTGCTTTGCCGAGGCCGGCAGCGACGTGGTGGAGTTCCTCTCCGGCCTCCTCTCCCTGCCATTGGGCACTGTGACCACCCTGCCCACCAAAGAGCGCATGGTGGGCAGCATCGGCAACGTGGTCGGCAGCATGGAGAAGCTGGACGCAAACTACAAGAGCAAGGAGCTGCGCCTCAGCCCGGAAGTCGGCCCCGCCACGCTCTCCCGCCTGCAGCAGCTGCTGAGCCCGCAGCTCAGCAACGGCAACGGCAGCCTCTTCACACGCCGTAACACTAGAAACTCAGGCGCATACAATGAGCATAGCAGTGAATACGTGGCCGCGATGCTCGCTGCCGCCGGAGCCAACTTGAACGTGgctcccgccgccgcagccccgacCACGGTGCTGCCCACGTCCACGTACACGGTTGGGGACGACCTCTCGGTGACGCCGGCGTCTTTTTTCACGACGATCCCGATGCTGGGCATCACGAGGTTCGCGCAGTGCGGCGTCAAGGACTTCAGCGTGATGCAGGAGAAGACAGTGAAGATCGGCAAGGAAGAG GCACTGGGGATACTCGTTGCCTCCCTCAAGTCGAAGACCGTTCTGACTGACGTCTTCCTGCCAAAGAAGAATGCTCGCTGCAAGAGGGAACCTCCTGAGGAAGTCATTCAGTTATGA